In Ignavibacteria bacterium, a single genomic region encodes these proteins:
- a CDS encoding TonB-dependent receptor, with protein MIVTFSRFHKNGFLFLKGEKKMKYIVVLILFLNGAIWSQALKGKVVDLETKKPLTSASVALEGTDLKTTTDDTGTFTLAAGNAHDGNLIVSYIGYSTKRVKIDQEGLIDGALTVSLEPQIISSQTILVTGSIGKEGITPLAFSKVNRSKIEEKYMEQDVPEFLSSLPSTTFYSESGSSIGYNYLSIRGFDQRRISVSINGVPQNDPEDHNVYWLDFPDILSNSELVQVQRGAGSGITGYPSIGGSINIITSSFSSKANFEFGAFTGSYNTRKYSASFSSGLIDNTYSIHTMLSKTLSSGYRNTAWSNFNAYYVSAVRYDKKLTTQFNFYGGPVSDGLAYTGLPKFTVKDRNLRRMNYSYWEASDGKFTYTLERRPDEVENFSQPHFELLNEYNINDHISFNSALFMVLGNGFFDYDASWADTSYFRLTRENGFNAASNPKNALIRAQVENRQYGWIPRLR; from the coding sequence ATGATTGTTACTTTTAGCCGTTTTCACAAAAACGGCTTTCTTTTTTTAAAAGGAGAAAAGAAAATGAAGTATATAGTCGTTCTTATTTTATTTTTAAACGGGGCCATCTGGTCCCAGGCCTTAAAGGGGAAAGTGGTGGATTTGGAGACTAAGAAGCCTCTTACTTCGGCAAGCGTAGCCCTTGAAGGCACAGATCTTAAGACCACTACAGATGATACAGGAACGTTTACTTTAGCCGCCGGCAATGCACATGATGGAAACCTTATTGTCAGCTATATTGGCTACAGCACAAAGCGCGTTAAAATAGACCAGGAGGGTCTCATAGACGGGGCGCTTACGGTCAGCCTGGAGCCACAGATCATCTCATCACAGACAATTCTTGTTACAGGAAGCATAGGAAAAGAAGGGATTACGCCTCTGGCGTTTTCCAAGGTAAACAGGAGTAAAATTGAAGAAAAGTATATGGAGCAGGACGTTCCGGAGTTCCTCTCGTCACTTCCTTCGACGACTTTCTATTCGGAGTCGGGAAGCAGCATCGGCTATAACTACCTGAGTATAAGGGGTTTTGACCAGAGAAGGATCTCCGTATCCATTAACGGTGTGCCTCAGAACGACCCGGAAGACCACAATGTATACTGGCTGGATTTCCCGGACATACTTTCAAACTCTGAGCTCGTACAGGTACAAAGAGGCGCGGGCTCCGGCATTACGGGCTATCCTTCCATCGGCGGGTCGATAAACATTATAACCTCATCTTTCAGCAGCAAGGCCAATTTTGAATTCGGAGCCTTTACGGGGAGCTATAACACCAGAAAATACTCGGCAAGTTTCTCAAGCGGGCTTATAGACAATACTTATTCAATCCATACTATGTTAAGTAAGACGCTCTCTTCGGGCTACAGGAATACCGCCTGGAGCAACTTTAACGCCTACTACGTCTCGGCTGTACGCTACGATAAAAAGCTGACTACACAGTTTAACTTTTACGGCGGACCGGTTTCAGACGGACTGGCCTATACGGGGCTTCCAAAGTTCACGGTCAAGGACAGGAATTTAAGGCGCATGAACTACTCCTACTGGGAAGCCTCAGACGGGAAGTTTACATACACGCTGGAGCGCCGCCCGGATGAGGTGGAAAACTTTTCGCAGCCGCACTTTGAACTCTTAAATGAGTATAACATAAACGACCATATATCATTCAACTCGGCTTTATTTATGGTGCTGGGTAACGGATTTTTTGACTATGACGCCTCCTGGGCCGACACATCCTACTTCAGGCTTACTCGTGAAAACGGCTTTAACGCGGCTTCAAACCCCAAGAACGCGCTCATACGCGCGCAGGTGGAAAACAGGCAGTACGGCTGGATACCGCGCCTGAGAA